A stretch of Christensenellaceae bacterium DNA encodes these proteins:
- the dnaA gene encoding chromosomal replication initiator protein DnaA yields the protein MSVFNILWEKTLGYLEEDLPMFQFNVWIKELKPIHEEDNTYYFEVSSPMHKNLITEKYADKIKRTMQLAYEELYGASGANISLLFITPQEAANIKVNEITPEKPQPKKAMGSTLNPAYTFDTFVVGESNKFANAAALAVAQSPGHSYNPLFLYGGVGLGKTHLMHAIGNHIKKENPEAQIVYVTSETFMNELIRMIQLTNNNANIDLREQFRNKYRNVDVLLVDDIQFIAGKDVTQDEFFHTFNALHELNKQIVISSDRPPKEMEKLEERMRSRFEWGLIADIKMPDYETRVAILLKKMQVLKEQNPDILPIKNEVFHYIAQQKDASIRTLEGALQKVIMYAELHNDISSIQEIDLTIAQKALDDFFSTPAVKAITPKAVADIVCNYYDIKEDDLRGHKKNREIAFPRQIAMYILRDMTDLSYLKIAEFFGKKDHTTVIYAEEKIKNQIKEDIELKRIVEDIEARVKG from the coding sequence TGGGAAAAAACGTTAGGTTATCTGGAAGAAGACCTTCCCATGTTTCAATTTAATGTATGGATCAAGGAATTAAAACCGATCCATGAAGAGGATAATACTTATTATTTTGAAGTATCCAGTCCCATGCACAAAAATTTAATTACAGAAAAATATGCGGATAAAATCAAACGTACAATGCAGCTTGCCTATGAGGAGCTTTACGGCGCTTCGGGCGCGAATATTTCCTTATTGTTTATCACGCCGCAGGAAGCTGCCAATATTAAGGTAAACGAAATTACGCCCGAAAAGCCCCAGCCCAAAAAAGCGATGGGCTCCACTCTCAATCCTGCTTACACATTCGACACTTTTGTCGTGGGGGAATCTAATAAATTTGCAAACGCAGCCGCCCTTGCGGTCGCCCAGTCCCCCGGCCATTCCTACAATCCCCTGTTTTTATACGGCGGTGTAGGTCTTGGTAAAACGCATTTGATGCATGCCATCGGCAACCACATCAAAAAGGAAAATCCCGAAGCGCAAATCGTTTATGTAACAAGCGAAACGTTCATGAACGAGCTGATCCGTATGATTCAGCTGACCAACAATAACGCCAATATCGACCTGCGGGAGCAGTTTCGTAATAAATATCGCAATGTGGACGTACTTTTGGTGGACGACATCCAGTTTATTGCAGGTAAGGACGTAACGCAGGATGAATTTTTCCATACTTTCAACGCTCTGCATGAACTCAACAAACAGATTGTCATTTCCTCAGACCGGCCGCCAAAGGAAATGGAGAAGCTGGAAGAACGCATGCGTTCGCGCTTTGAATGGGGTCTGATTGCAGATATTAAAATGCCTGATTATGAAACGCGCGTGGCGATTCTCCTCAAAAAAATGCAAGTTCTAAAGGAACAAAATCCGGATATTCTTCCCATTAAGAATGAAGTGTTCCATTATATCGCGCAACAAAAGGACGCCAGTATCCGTACGCTTGAAGGCGCCTTGCAAAAGGTCATTATGTACGCGGAACTGCACAACGATATTTCTTCTATTCAGGAAATAGACCTCACGATCGCCCAGAAAGCGCTAGACGACTTTTTCTCCACTCCTGCGGTCAAAGCGATTACGCCCAAGGCTGTCGCCGATATTGTATGTAATTATTATGATATTAAGGAAGACGATTTAAGGGGACATAAAAAAAATCGGGAAATTGCTTTTCCCCGCCAAATCGCGATGTATATCCTGCGCGACATGACGGACCTTTCTTATTTGAAAATCGCTGAATTTTTTGGTAAGAAAGATCATACAACCGTAATCTATGCCGAAGAAAAAATCAAAAACCAGATCAAAGAGGATATTGAATTGAAACGTATTGTCGAGGATATAGAAGCACGGGTCAAGGGATAA
- the dnaN gene encoding DNA polymerase III subunit beta encodes MQFTCTKSNLLTAIGTVNRAASKMQKTILECILFSCSENSITLKATDIALSIKTEMEAQVEKTGDAAIPARLLYEIINRFPDSDVSFSSINENSVEISCLNSKVVLQQMNADEFPVFPVLEQNEQIKIQQNMLKSMINQTIFAAAVNEDKPILTGLLFDIEKDSLTIVALDGYRMAVRKQQAISDIEKSCVIPARTLREVSRIIDDTEENIKISISGNMALFEANHTQIFTRLLEGEYINYRNLLPKDCATSVKVETGMLKDSIERASILAREGSNNVVKFEIRDKNLDITSNSEIGNIDEKIPVLTEGNDLKIAFNAKYVLDVLKCVEEPEILMQYNTGVSPCIVKQENSDIYEYLILPVQLREE; translated from the coding sequence ATGCAATTCACATGTACGAAATCAAATTTACTCACAGCGATCGGAACAGTGAACCGCGCTGCCTCAAAAATGCAAAAAACAATATTGGAGTGTATTTTATTTTCCTGTTCTGAAAATTCCATTACACTGAAAGCAACGGATATTGCGCTTTCCATAAAAACGGAAATGGAAGCGCAGGTTGAAAAGACAGGAGATGCCGCGATCCCTGCGCGGCTTTTGTATGAGATTATCAACCGTTTTCCCGACAGCGACGTCAGTTTTTCGAGTATTAACGAAAATTCTGTGGAAATCAGTTGTTTGAATTCAAAGGTAGTGCTGCAGCAAATGAATGCGGATGAATTTCCCGTATTTCCCGTCCTGGAACAAAATGAGCAGATTAAAATTCAGCAGAATATGCTCAAAAGTATGATAAATCAGACGATTTTTGCGGCCGCGGTCAATGAGGATAAACCGATCCTGACAGGACTTTTATTTGATATTGAGAAAGATTCCCTGACTATCGTAGCTCTGGATGGTTATCGCATGGCGGTCAGGAAACAGCAGGCAATTTCCGATATTGAAAAAAGCTGCGTGATTCCGGCGCGGACCTTAAGAGAAGTTTCCAGAATTATCGACGATACAGAAGAAAATATTAAAATTTCCATTAGTGGAAATATGGCGCTCTTCGAAGCAAATCATACGCAGATATTCACGCGCCTGCTGGAAGGCGAATATATCAATTATCGGAATCTGCTTCCCAAGGATTGCGCGACAAGTGTTAAGGTGGAAACGGGAATGCTCAAGGATAGTATTGAACGCGCGTCTATCCTGGCACGCGAGGGAAGCAATAACGTGGTGAAATTCGAAATCCGCGATAAGAATCTGGATATTACCTCCAATTCTGAAATAGGTAATATCGATGAAAAGATACCTGTGCTCACGGAAGGAAACGATTTAAAAATCGCATTCAATGCAAAATATGTGCTCGACGTGTTAAAATGTGTAGAAGAACCGGAAATACTCATGCAGTATAATACGGGGGTGAGTCCGTGTATTGTAAAACAGGAGAATTCGGATATATACGAATATCTGATCCTGCCCGTACAGCTTCGTGAAGAGTAA
- the recF gene encoding DNA replication and repair protein RecF, which translates to MFLKNIRLIYFRNYEQLNMDFYPGINILYGKNAQGKTNVLEAINICANGKSFRVSMDSKTIMFEQGEAYIKAEFVRNEQSNTIEVLIGKEKKKSLKINGIPARSLKELLGNLYVVVFSPEDIKMAKEGPSLRRGFLDGEISKIRPSYVDALKKYTEIIAEKNAVLRARRIDQMETVLEAYNDQLENYIKIILKNRKAYVDKLNEYVKETHREISGGKEKICIRYKETIPEGRIRETLQKLVKKEIADFGCAAGPHRDDIDITINDKDVRVYASQGQLRTLMLAIKTACLKILNESTGEMPVLLLDDVFSELDDTRKKNLLTALKGIQVFITTAGKEQIESTESVHKFEVSRGEITLKT; encoded by the coding sequence ATGTTTTTAAAAAATATCAGGCTGATTTATTTCAGAAATTATGAACAACTGAATATGGACTTTTATCCGGGCATCAATATTCTCTACGGTAAAAATGCGCAGGGAAAGACAAACGTTCTTGAAGCGATTAATATTTGCGCGAATGGAAAATCTTTTCGCGTAAGCATGGACAGTAAAACAATCATGTTCGAGCAGGGCGAGGCATATATCAAGGCCGAATTTGTACGCAATGAGCAAAGCAATACCATAGAAGTACTGATTGGAAAAGAGAAAAAGAAAAGCCTCAAGATAAACGGAATACCGGCGCGCAGCCTAAAGGAGCTTTTAGGAAACCTTTATGTTGTCGTGTTTTCTCCGGAGGATATAAAAATGGCCAAGGAAGGGCCGTCTTTGCGTCGGGGCTTTTTGGATGGGGAAATATCCAAAATCAGGCCTTCTTATGTAGACGCTTTAAAAAAGTATACGGAGATCATCGCGGAAAAAAATGCGGTGTTGCGCGCAAGACGTATCGACCAAATGGAAACGGTACTGGAAGCTTACAATGATCAGCTTGAAAATTATATCAAAATAATCCTCAAAAATCGTAAAGCATATGTGGATAAACTTAATGAATATGTAAAAGAAACACATCGGGAAATATCGGGCGGAAAAGAAAAAATCTGTATTCGTTATAAAGAAACGATTCCCGAAGGGCGGATCAGGGAAACGCTTCAAAAGCTTGTAAAAAAAGAGATTGCCGATTTTGGCTGCGCAGCAGGCCCTCACAGGGACGATATTGATATTACGATAAATGATAAGGACGTCCGCGTTTATGCGTCTCAGGGTCAACTGAGGACGCTTATGCTGGCAATTAAAACCGCGTGTCTTAAAATTCTCAACGAAAGTACGGGAGAAATGCCCGTGCTCTTATTGGACGATGTTTTTTCGGAACTTGATGATACGCGCAAGAAAAATTTACTGACGGCGCTTAAGGGAATTCAGGTCTTTATCACGACCGCAGGAAAGGAACAAATAGAATCCACGGAAAGTGTGCATAAATTTGAGGTTTCAAGGGGCGAAATCACTTTAAAAACGTAA
- a CDS encoding DNA gyrase subunit B produces the protein MSNQNEHYDESQIQILEGLEPVRKRPGMYIGSTDLRGLHHLVYEIVDNSIDEAMAGFCTDIYVVIEEDGSLYVRDNGRGIPTGMHPQAGVSTLEVALTMLHAGGKFGGDGYKVSGGLHGVGVSVVNALSEKLVAKVRREGKIHRQEFTRGAPVTGLEIAGECAEEETGTEIRFWPDPEIFEDVHFVYDTLRIRLREMAFLNKGISITLEDLRGETPVKQVYCYEGGIKSFVQYLNKNKNPLFEEPVYFCTEKGTSMVEVAMQYNEGYAENIFSFANNISTHEGGTHLSGFKNALTRVVNDYAKRMKLVKENEPALSGEDIREGLTAIISVKLTEPQFEGQTKTKLGNSEMRALTDSTVAEGLNTFLEENPATAKVIVDKCLTAKRAREAAKKARELTRRKTALESAALPGKLADCSEKDASKCEIFIVEGDSAGGSAKQGRDRRFQAILPLRGKILNVEKARHDRALANAEIKAMITAFGAGMGEDFDVEKLRYHKIICMTDADVDGSHIRILLLTFFYRYMRPLVENGYVYIAQPPLYKVSKKGTEDKYLYSDEALQEYLKEVGDGAAIQRYKGLGEMNPEQLWETTMDPETRTLLQVDMDNAIEVEETFSILMGDSVEPRREFIEDNAKLVADLDI, from the coding sequence ATGAGTAATCAGAACGAGCATTATGACGAAAGTCAAATTCAGATTTTAGAGGGGCTGGAGCCTGTCCGTAAGCGTCCGGGTATGTATATCGGTTCTACGGACCTGCGGGGGCTGCACCATCTGGTATATGAGATCGTGGATAACTCCATTGACGAAGCCATGGCGGGTTTTTGCACTGACATTTACGTTGTGATTGAAGAAGACGGGAGCCTTTATGTACGGGATAACGGCCGCGGGATTCCTACGGGTATGCACCCGCAGGCGGGCGTTTCCACGCTGGAAGTCGCGCTTACCATGCTGCACGCAGGCGGAAAATTCGGCGGAGACGGATATAAAGTGTCCGGCGGCCTGCATGGCGTTGGCGTATCCGTCGTAAACGCGCTTTCCGAAAAGCTGGTGGCAAAGGTCCGGCGCGAGGGGAAGATACACCGTCAGGAGTTTACGCGCGGCGCTCCGGTTACAGGGCTTGAAATCGCTGGTGAATGCGCAGAGGAAGAGACAGGCACGGAAATTCGTTTCTGGCCGGATCCGGAAATTTTCGAGGACGTTCATTTCGTTTATGATACGCTTCGTATCCGTTTGCGTGAAATGGCGTTTCTAAATAAAGGGATCAGTATCACGCTTGAGGATCTGCGCGGTGAAACGCCGGTAAAGCAGGTGTATTGCTACGAGGGAGGAATCAAGTCCTTTGTGCAGTATCTGAATAAAAATAAAAATCCGCTCTTTGAAGAGCCGGTGTATTTCTGTACGGAAAAAGGAACTTCCATGGTGGAAGTTGCGATGCAGTATAACGAAGGATATGCGGAAAATATATTCTCGTTTGCGAATAATATTTCCACGCACGAAGGCGGCACGCATCTGAGCGGCTTTAAAAACGCGCTCACACGCGTTGTAAATGATTATGCCAAGCGGATGAAGCTGGTTAAGGAGAACGAGCCCGCGCTCTCAGGAGAGGACATCAGAGAGGGTTTAACGGCTATCATCAGCGTCAAGCTTACTGAACCCCAGTTCGAGGGACAGACAAAAACCAAGCTCGGCAACAGCGAAATGCGCGCCTTAACCGACAGTACGGTGGCCGAGGGCCTCAATACATTTTTAGAAGAGAATCCTGCGACGGCAAAAGTGATCGTAGATAAATGCCTGACTGCAAAGCGCGCCCGCGAAGCGGCGAAAAAGGCCAGGGAGCTGACGCGCCGTAAAACAGCGCTCGAATCTGCGGCATTGCCGGGCAAGCTTGCGGACTGCAGCGAGAAAGACGCCAGTAAGTGCGAGATATTTATTGTTGAGGGAGACAGCGCCGGCGGCAGCGCCAAGCAGGGGCGTGACCGTCGTTTCCAGGCGATACTGCCGCTTCGCGGTAAGATTTTGAATGTGGAAAAGGCGCGGCACGACCGCGCGTTGGCCAATGCGGAGATCAAAGCCATGATCACGGCTTTTGGTGCGGGAATGGGCGAAGATTTTGATGTGGAAAAGCTGCGTTACCACAAAATCATCTGCATGACGGATGCGGATGTCGATGGCAGCCATATTCGTATCCTGCTGCTGACTTTCTTTTATCGTTATATGCGTCCGCTTGTGGAAAACGGCTATGTATATATTGCCCAGCCGCCGCTTTATAAAGTGAGCAAGAAAGGCACGGAGGATAAATACCTGTACAGCGATGAAGCGCTGCAGGAATATCTGAAAGAAGTAGGCGACGGCGCGGCGATCCAAAGATATAAAGGCCTTGGTGAAATGAATCCCGAGCAGTTGTGGGAGACGACCATGGATCCCGAAACGCGCACGCTGTTGCAGGTGGATATGGACAACGCCATCGAGGTCGAAGAGACGTTCAGTATTCTCATGGGCGACAGCGTAGAGCCGCGCAGGGAGTTTATTGAGGACAACGCGAAGCTGGTCGCTGATTTGGATATTTAA
- the gyrA_1 gene encoding DNA gyrase subunit A, translating into MEITKNIVPIDINKEMQKSFIAYAMAVIINRALPDVRDGLKPVHRRILYSMGELNMYPDKPYRKSARLVGDVLGKYHPHGDTAVYDAMVRMAQDFSIRHQLVDGHGNFGSVDGDGAAAMRYTEARMSKITMELMRDIDKDTVDFYPNFDETLEQPAVLPARFPNLLVNGTGGIAVGMATNIPPHNLAETINATIALIDNPEITIEELIDIIPGPDFPTGGIIMGVSGIREAYKTGRGRIRVRAKAEIEKYNEDRERIVVTQIPYQVNKATLVEKIAELVHDKRLDGISDLRDESDKSGMRIVIELKRNANANVVLNHLYKHTQMQDTFGVIMLALVDGEPRVLSLKAVLEHYLEHQKEVIVRRTKFELEKAQKRAHILEGLIIALDNIDEIVNLIKKSPDAATARAALSERFGLSEVQAQAILDMRLQRLTGLERDKIEAEYKDILSKIEHFNAILSTPQMVLDIIKEDLVEIRDKYADARRTEITFDEDDIDLDELIAREDMVVTLTHYGYIKRISLETYRAQKRGGRGITAMSTREEDFAEQVFVTCTHNQLLFFTNKGKVYMKKCYQIPEAGRTAKGTAIVNMLNLDPDEKISAVFPIESEIEKNSNLVIVTKGGVIKKTPFSEYSNIRQNGLKAVNLREDDELISVMETDGTKNIVVGTRDGMSIIFNEEDVRPMGRVSTGVRAIKLRSGDEVVDACIVEKGKQILVITENGYGKRTEASEYRLQTRGGIGLKTMNITEKTGKMCGLKIVDGSEEIMLINDAGVVIRMSVDEISLIGRSTQGVRLMRVDDETKVVCVAKFVENEYDDNDPEGCGCETEETGAPQE; encoded by the coding sequence TTGGAAATTACAAAGAATATTGTACCCATTGATATTAATAAGGAGATGCAGAAATCGTTTATCGCCTACGCGATGGCGGTTATCATCAACCGTGCGCTGCCGGACGTGCGCGACGGCCTGAAGCCGGTGCACAGGCGTATCCTCTACTCAATGGGAGAATTGAATATGTATCCGGATAAGCCGTACCGTAAAAGCGCACGCCTCGTGGGTGATGTGCTCGGTAAGTATCATCCGCATGGCGATACCGCCGTATATGACGCTATGGTCAGGATGGCGCAGGATTTCTCCATTCGCCACCAGCTCGTAGACGGGCACGGAAACTTTGGTTCGGTAGACGGCGACGGCGCGGCAGCGATGCGTTATACGGAAGCGCGCATGTCCAAAATTACGATGGAGCTGATGCGCGACATCGACAAGGATACAGTTGATTTTTATCCCAACTTTGACGAAACATTGGAACAGCCGGCCGTGCTGCCCGCGCGTTTTCCGAATCTTCTGGTAAATGGTACGGGCGGCATCGCGGTTGGCATGGCGACAAATATTCCGCCGCATAACCTGGCGGAGACCATCAACGCGACGATTGCACTCATCGACAATCCGGAAATCACAATCGAAGAACTGATCGACATTATTCCCGGGCCGGACTTTCCCACAGGCGGTATCATCATGGGCGTATCCGGTATCCGCGAGGCGTATAAGACTGGACGCGGCCGGATCCGCGTGCGCGCAAAGGCCGAAATAGAAAAGTATAACGAAGACCGCGAGCGCATTGTGGTTACGCAAATCCCCTACCAGGTCAATAAAGCGACGCTGGTGGAAAAAATCGCGGAGCTGGTCCATGATAAGCGTCTGGATGGAATCTCCGACCTGCGCGACGAGTCGGACAAATCGGGTATGCGTATTGTTATTGAGCTGAAACGCAATGCGAACGCAAACGTGGTGCTCAATCATCTGTATAAACATACGCAAATGCAGGATACGTTCGGCGTAATCATGCTGGCGCTGGTGGATGGGGAACCGCGTGTTCTAAGCCTCAAGGCTGTGCTCGAGCATTACCTGGAACACCAAAAAGAGGTGATCGTCCGCCGTACAAAATTTGAACTGGAAAAGGCGCAAAAGCGCGCGCATATTCTGGAAGGCTTGATTATTGCTCTTGACAATATCGACGAGATCGTGAACCTGATTAAAAAATCGCCGGATGCGGCGACGGCACGCGCGGCCCTATCCGAGCGTTTCGGGCTTTCCGAAGTACAGGCGCAGGCAATCCTCGATATGCGGTTGCAGCGTTTAACGGGTCTCGAACGCGATAAGATTGAAGCGGAATATAAAGACATCCTGTCCAAGATCGAGCATTTCAATGCGATCCTTTCCACGCCGCAGATGGTTCTTGACATCATCAAAGAAGATTTGGTAGAAATCCGCGACAAATATGCGGATGCACGCCGCACGGAAATCACGTTCGATGAAGACGACATTGACCTTGACGAGCTGATTGCGCGTGAGGATATGGTGGTGACGCTCACGCATTACGGCTATATTAAGCGTATCAGCCTGGAGACCTACCGCGCGCAAAAACGCGGCGGACGGGGTATTACGGCGATGTCCACACGCGAAGAAGATTTTGCAGAGCAGGTATTCGTCACCTGTACGCATAACCAGCTTTTGTTCTTTACGAATAAGGGCAAGGTTTATATGAAAAAGTGTTATCAGATTCCGGAAGCCGGCAGAACGGCTAAAGGTACGGCGATTGTCAATATGTTAAATCTCGATCCGGATGAAAAAATTTCGGCGGTATTTCCCATCGAATCGGAAATCGAGAAGAACTCGAACCTTGTTATTGTCACTAAGGGCGGCGTGATTAAGAAAACGCCGTTCTCAGAATATTCGAACATTCGCCAAAACGGTTTGAAAGCCGTTAACCTGCGGGAAGACGACGAGTTGATCTCGGTTATGGAAACGGATGGTACCAAGAATATCGTGGTGGGCACACGCGATGGAATGTCCATTATTTTCAACGAAGAGGACGTCCGCCCAATGGGACGCGTTTCCACCGGGGTACGGGCGATTAAGCTGCGCAGCGGCGACGAGGTCGTGGACGCATGTATCGTAGAAAAAGGCAAGCAGATCCTTGTCATTACGGAAAACGGTTATGGAAAGCGTACGGAGGCGAGCGAATACAGATTGCAAACGCGCGGCGGTATCGGCCTTAAGACCATGAATATTACGGAAAAAACCGGCAAAATGTGCGGCCTTAAGATCGTCGACGGCAGCGAGGAAATTATGCTCATCAATGACGCGGGCGTCGTGATCCGCATGAGCGTGGATGAGATCTCCCTGATCGGACGTTCTACGCAGGGCGTGCGTCTGATGCGCGTAGACGATGAGACAAAGGTCGTGTGCGTCGCCAAGTTCGTGGAAAACGAATATGACGATAACGATCCGGAGGGATGCGGTTGCGAAACCGAAGAAACAGGGGCTCCGCAGGAATAA
- the maa gene encoding maltose O-acetyltransferase, whose protein sequence is MTEKEKMLRGEMYDATDAQLVKEQTHAALLCRKLNTVSPDEPQEIDETFCKLVHAEKGSVTVRPPFYVDYGSNITIGKGTYINFGCMILDVCKVEIGENVLIAPGVQIIAATHPTDPEERLTGKEYGKPVKIGNNVWLGAGVIVCPGVTIGNNTTIGAGSVVNKDIPENCIAVGNPCKVIRKLTP, encoded by the coding sequence ATGACGGAAAAAGAAAAAATGCTGCGGGGAGAGATGTATGACGCAACGGACGCACAGCTCGTAAAAGAGCAAACGCACGCCGCCCTGCTATGCCGGAAGCTTAATACGGTCAGTCCCGATGAGCCGCAAGAAATCGATGAAACGTTTTGCAAGCTGGTACATGCGGAAAAAGGCAGCGTCACGGTGAGGCCGCCTTTTTATGTGGATTATGGCAGTAATATTACGATCGGTAAAGGTACGTATATCAATTTCGGGTGTATGATCCTTGACGTATGCAAGGTGGAGATTGGGGAAAATGTACTGATCGCGCCTGGCGTGCAGATCATTGCGGCAACGCACCCGACGGACCCTGAGGAACGCCTTACGGGAAAGGAATATGGAAAACCGGTCAAAATAGGCAACAATGTGTGGCTGGGCGCGGGCGTCATCGTATGTCCGGGCGTTACCATTGGAAACAACACGACCATCGGCGCGGGCAGCGTCGTCAATAAAGATATTCCTGAAAACTGTATTGCCGTGGGAAATCCGTGCAAGGTGATCCGAAAACTCACGCCTTGA
- the pcaC gene encoding 4-carboxymuconolactone decarboxylase has translation MKNERYEQGLKKLLEVDGQEGTGITDNLGDLGRYIVEFAFGDIYSRGTLTLREREMITIAMLTVLSGRDPQLNVHIRAGMHVGLTKKEIEEIIIHSVPYCGFPTAINALNALKQNVAV, from the coding sequence ATGAAAAACGAACGCTATGAGCAAGGTTTAAAGAAGCTTTTGGAAGTGGACGGGCAGGAAGGAACGGGTATTACAGACAATCTGGGCGATCTGGGCCGGTATATCGTAGAGTTTGCCTTTGGCGATATTTACAGCCGCGGCACCCTGACTCTTCGCGAGCGGGAGATGATCACCATTGCCATGCTGACCGTGCTCAGCGGGCGCGACCCGCAGCTTAATGTGCACATCCGCGCAGGCATGCACGTGGGCCTTACAAAAAAAGAAATCGAAGAAATTATTATACATTCCGTACCGTACTGCGGTTTTCCTACGGCAATTAACGCGCTAAACGCCTTAAAGCAGAATGTAGCCGTTTGA
- a CDS encoding MerR family transcriptional regulator yields the protein MDKKYTIRQVAGLTGLSASNIRYYEKERLIENIGRTPAGVRMFSQRDVEWIRFLARLKDMEMPVAMMKSYAVLRAQGNGTIRERIALLNAHKEHMDRKIEHIRDHIALLDEKIGIYQEMEKKTNEKRTL from the coding sequence ATGGATAAGAAATATACAATCAGGCAGGTTGCCGGACTTACAGGCCTAAGCGCTTCCAATATCCGCTATTATGAGAAAGAAAGACTCATTGAAAATATTGGAAGAACCCCCGCAGGCGTGCGGATGTTTTCTCAAAGAGATGTCGAGTGGATCCGGTTTTTAGCGCGGCTCAAGGATATGGAAATGCCAGTTGCCATGATGAAGAGCTATGCTGTCTTGCGGGCGCAGGGAAACGGAACGATCCGTGAGCGGATCGCGCTTTTAAACGCACACAAAGAACATATGGACCGCAAGATCGAGCATATCAGGGATCACATTGCACTTCTCGATGAAAAAATCGGAATCTATCAGGAAATGGAGAAAAAAACAAATGAAAAACGAACGCTATGA
- the paaK gene encoding phenylacetate-coenzyme A ligase: protein MEHYYQKEIECAPREQIRAWQDERLVKTVKHVYENVPYYKNMMDQKGITPADIKSTDDLHKLPFLTKDDLREAYPYGLLAVPLSEAVRIQSTSGTTGKRVVAFYTQHDIDLWDECCARAIMAAGGTKDDVVHVSYGYGLFTGGPGLNGGSHKVGSLTLPMSSGNTDRQIQFMVDLGSTILCCTPSYAAYLGETICERGLQDQIKLKAGIFGAEAWSEEMRQDIQNKLGIKAYDIYGLTEISGPGVSFECSEQTGMHINEDHFIAEIIDPITGEVLPEGEKGELVFTSITKEAFPLLRYRTRDICILSREKCSCGRTHVKMTKPLGRSDDMLIVKGVNVFPSQIETVLLNKGYPANYQIIVSREKNSDKLEVQVEMTGEMFSDTISKVYDREKELIDALKAMLGIYAEVHLVAPKTIARSEGKAVRVIDKRNLY, encoded by the coding sequence ATGGAGCACTATTACCAAAAAGAGATCGAATGCGCGCCCAGGGAACAGATCAGGGCGTGGCAGGACGAGCGCCTTGTAAAAACCGTTAAGCACGTTTATGAAAACGTACCCTATTATAAGAATATGATGGATCAAAAAGGCATTACGCCTGCGGATATTAAGTCTACGGATGATCTTCATAAATTGCCGTTTTTAACAAAAGATGATTTGCGTGAAGCCTACCCGTACGGCCTTTTGGCAGTTCCTTTGAGCGAGGCGGTGCGCATTCAGTCCACAAGCGGAACGACCGGTAAACGCGTGGTCGCGTTCTATACACAGCACGATATAGATCTGTGGGATGAGTGCTGCGCGCGCGCTATTATGGCGGCGGGCGGCACCAAGGACGATGTGGTCCACGTAAGCTATGGTTATGGGCTTTTCACGGGCGGCCCGGGATTAAACGGCGGCTCGCATAAGGTCGGATCGCTCACGCTGCCTATGTCGTCCGGCAATACGGACCGGCAGATCCAGTTTATGGTCGACCTTGGCTCTACGATATTGTGCTGTACGCCGTCATATGCCGCGTACCTCGGAGAAACGATCTGTGAACGTGGATTACAGGACCAGATTAAATTAAAAGCAGGCATCTTCGGCGCGGAAGCGTGGAGCGAAGAAATGCGTCAGGATATTCAAAACAAACTTGGTATAAAGGCTTACGATATTTACGGCTTGACGGAGATTTCCGGTCCGGGCGTTTCGTTTGAATGCAGCGAACAGACAGGCATGCACATCAATGAGGATCACTTTATTGCCGAAATCATCGACCCTATCACGGGCGAAGTGCTGCCGGAGGGGGAAAAGGGAGAGCTGGTGTTTACGAGTATCACAAAAGAGGCATTTCCGCTGCTTCGGTACCGTACGCGCGATATTTGCATCTTAAGCAGAGAAAAATGTTCGTGCGGCAGGACGCACGTGAAAATGACTAAGCCTTTGGGACGCAGCGACGATATGCTTATCGTCAAGGGCGTGAACGTATTCCCATCCCAGATCGAAACGGTTCTGCTCAACAAGGGCTATCCAGCCAACTACCAGATTATTGTCAGCCGTGAAAAGAACAGCGATAAGCTGGAGGTGCAGGTGGAAATGACGGGAGAGATGTTCTCCGATACCATCAGCAAGGTTTATGACAGGGAAAAAGAGTTGATTGATGCACTGAAGGCCATGCTCGGCATTTATGCCGAGGTACATCTCGTGGCTCCAAAAACGATTGCGCGCAGCGAGGGCAAGGCTGTGCGGGTGATCGACAAACGCAACCTTTATTAA